Proteins encoded together in one Pseudomonas arsenicoxydans window:
- the plsX gene encoding phosphate acyltransferase PlsX, translated as MSAQVIAIDAMGGDFGPRSIVQASLACLSATPSLHLTLVGQPSLLEELLSGQSAVDRARLSIAPASEVITMDEKPAQALRGKPDSSMRVALELLRDGKVQACVSAGNTGALMALSRFVLKTLPGIDRPAMVAAIPTQKGYCQLLDLGANVDCSAEHLLQFAVMGSVAAETLGIVRPRVALLNIGTEDIKGNQQVKLAATLLQSARGINYIGFVEGDGLYRGEADVVVCDGFVGNILLKSSEGLATMIAGRIEALFKKNLASKMVGALALPLMKRLQADLAPARHNGASFLGLQGIVVKSHGSAGVQGFQSAIQRAVIEIQENLPERIHGRLEDLLL; from the coding sequence TTGTCTGCTCAAGTCATCGCGATTGACGCAATGGGCGGGGACTTCGGTCCCCGCAGCATTGTTCAGGCCAGCCTTGCTTGCCTGTCTGCTACGCCCTCGCTGCACCTGACCCTCGTCGGTCAACCCTCACTTCTTGAAGAATTGCTCTCCGGCCAATCGGCTGTGGATCGCGCGCGCCTGTCGATTGCTCCGGCATCCGAAGTCATCACCATGGACGAAAAGCCTGCCCAGGCACTGCGTGGCAAGCCCGATTCGTCGATGCGTGTGGCGCTCGAGTTGTTGCGTGACGGCAAGGTCCAGGCGTGTGTCAGTGCCGGCAATACCGGCGCGCTGATGGCGTTGTCGCGGTTTGTGCTCAAGACATTGCCAGGCATCGATCGGCCGGCGATGGTGGCGGCGATTCCGACGCAGAAGGGGTATTGTCAGCTGCTTGACCTTGGCGCCAACGTCGATTGCAGCGCCGAGCATTTGTTGCAGTTTGCGGTGATGGGTTCGGTGGCGGCAGAAACCCTGGGCATCGTTCGTCCGCGTGTGGCGTTGCTGAACATCGGCACCGAAGACATCAAGGGCAATCAGCAGGTCAAGCTGGCCGCGACTTTGTTGCAGAGCGCTCGCGGCATCAACTACATCGGCTTTGTCGAAGGTGATGGTTTGTACCGGGGTGAGGCGGATGTGGTGGTGTGTGACGGCTTTGTCGGCAATATCCTGCTCAAGTCCAGCGAAGGCCTGGCGACCATGATCGCCGGGCGTATCGAGGCCTTGTTCAAGAAAAACCTGGCGTCAAAAATGGTTGGTGCACTGGCGCTGCCGTTGATGAAGCGCCTGCAAGCCGATCTGGCGCCTGCGCGGCATAACGGCGCAAGTTTCCTCGGGTTGCAGGGGATTGTCGTGAAGAGCCATGGTTCTGCTGGTGTTCAGGGGTTTCAAAGTGCGATACAGCGTGCGGTGATCGAGATCCAGGAAAACCTGCCGGAGCGTATTCACGGCCGTCTGGAGGATTTGTTGCTTTAG
- a CDS encoding Maf family protein produces MLPLLLASSSVYRRELLARLQLPFTCSSPDIDESHRPGEPAIDLVKRLAKEKALALAASHPAHLIIGSDQVAVLGERIIGKPHTFEKAREQLLASSGASVTFLTGLALLNSQTGDCQVDCVPFTVHMRTLDPARIERYLRAEQPYDCAGSFKAEGLGVSLFQSTEGPDATSLIGLPLIRLIDMLLAEGVQIP; encoded by the coding sequence ATGCTGCCTTTATTACTCGCTTCAAGCTCGGTGTATCGCCGGGAATTGCTGGCCCGCCTGCAGCTGCCATTCACGTGCAGCTCACCGGATATCGACGAAAGCCATCGTCCGGGCGAGCCAGCCATTGATCTGGTCAAGCGCCTCGCCAAAGAGAAGGCGCTGGCGCTGGCCGCCAGCCACCCCGCTCATCTGATTATCGGCTCCGACCAGGTCGCCGTACTTGGCGAGAGGATTATCGGCAAACCCCATACCTTCGAAAAAGCCCGCGAACAACTGCTGGCTTCGAGCGGTGCCAGCGTCACTTTCCTCACCGGCCTGGCACTGCTCAACAGCCAGACCGGCGACTGCCAGGTCGACTGCGTACCCTTTACCGTACACATGCGCACGCTCGACCCGGCACGCATCGAGCGCTACCTGCGCGCCGAACAGCCCTACGACTGCGCTGGCAGCTTCAAGGCTGAAGGTTTAGGGGTCAGCCTGTTTCAAAGCACCGAAGGCCCTGACGCCACCAGCCTGATCGGCCTGCCACTGATTCGCCTGATCGACATGCTGCTGGCCGAAGGTGTGCAGATACCTTAA
- the rpmF gene encoding 50S ribosomal protein L32, whose protein sequence is MAVQQNKKSRSARDMRRSHDALTASTLSVEKTTGEIHLRHHVSPEGVYRGRKVIDKGADE, encoded by the coding sequence ATGGCTGTTCAGCAGAACAAAAAATCCCGCTCTGCCCGTGACATGCGTCGTTCGCACGACGCCCTGACGGCAAGCACTCTGTCTGTAGAAAAAACCACCGGTGAAATTCACCTGCGTCACCACGTATCGCCAGAAGGCGTATACCGTGGCCGTAAAGTGATCGACAAGGGCGCTGACGAGTAA
- a CDS encoding S49 family peptidase, producing the protein MTDEWKAPAKASAESGDEKSWKLLEKTLLASVQEQRRSRRWGIFFKLLTFVYLFGALVLFTPLMDMEKSATRGSHYTALIDVTGMIADKEPASADNIVGSLRAAFEDEKVKGIILRINSPGGSPVQSGYVYDEIVRLRGLHPDTKVYAVISDLGASGAYYIASAADQIYADKASLVGSIGVTAAGYGFVGTMEKLGVERRTYTSGEHKSFLDPFQPQKPEETQFWQGVLDTTHQQFINSVKKGRGDRIKDKEHPELFSGLVWNGEQALPLGLIDGLGNASSVARDVIGEKELVDFTVQESPFDRFSKKLGASVAEQLAMWMGFHGPSLR; encoded by the coding sequence ATGACCGACGAATGGAAAGCGCCCGCCAAGGCGAGCGCAGAGAGCGGTGACGAAAAAAGCTGGAAGCTGCTGGAAAAAACCTTGCTGGCCAGTGTGCAGGAGCAGCGCCGGTCTCGTCGCTGGGGGATTTTCTTCAAATTGCTGACCTTTGTGTACCTGTTTGGCGCACTGGTCCTGTTCACGCCGCTGATGGACATGGAAAAAAGCGCCACCCGCGGTTCCCACTACACGGCATTGATCGACGTGACCGGCATGATTGCCGACAAAGAGCCGGCCAGCGCAGACAACATCGTCGGCAGCTTGCGTGCGGCGTTCGAGGACGAAAAGGTCAAGGGCATTATCCTGCGCATCAACAGCCCGGGCGGCAGTCCGGTGCAGTCGGGTTATGTGTATGACGAAATCGTCCGTTTGCGCGGTCTGCACCCGGACACCAAGGTGTATGCGGTGATTTCAGACCTGGGCGCGTCCGGTGCCTACTACATCGCCAGTGCCGCAGACCAGATCTACGCCGATAAGGCGAGTCTGGTGGGTTCCATTGGTGTGACGGCGGCCGGGTATGGTTTCGTTGGCACCATGGAGAAGCTTGGCGTTGAGCGTCGGACCTATACGTCGGGCGAGCACAAATCGTTCCTCGACCCGTTCCAGCCGCAGAAACCCGAAGAAACCCAGTTCTGGCAGGGCGTGCTTGATACGACTCACCAGCAGTTCATCAACAGCGTCAAGAAAGGGCGTGGGGATCGCATCAAGGACAAGGAGCATCCAGAGCTGTTCTCTGGTCTGGTCTGGAATGGCGAGCAGGCGTTGCCGCTGGGTTTGATCGATGGTCTGGGTAATGCCAGTTCGGTTGCGCGCGATGTGATTGGCGAGAAGGAGTTGGTGGATTTCACCGTTCAGGAATCGCCGTTCGATCGCTTCTCGAAAAAACTCGGAGCCAGCGTTGCCGAGCAATTGGCGATGTGGATGGGTTTTCACGGTCCGTCGTTGCGCTGA
- a CDS encoding YceD family protein has product MLNDPIPPHVDPRKLADRGTTLQGELLLADLERLCDPLSDTVGTVQAKFVFERDERKSVVIHSFIDTEVKMVCQRCLELVTLPIHSECSYAVVKEGANTQSLPKGYDVLELGEDPLDLQSLIEEELLLALPIVPAHHPEECQQPAGLDEPEPSEDEVTRSNPFSVLAQLKRDPNV; this is encoded by the coding sequence ATGTTGAATGACCCGATTCCACCTCACGTTGACCCGCGCAAATTGGCTGATCGTGGCACCACCCTTCAAGGTGAATTGCTGCTAGCCGATTTGGAGAGACTCTGCGACCCGCTTTCCGACACTGTCGGTACGGTGCAGGCTAAATTCGTTTTTGAACGAGATGAACGTAAATCTGTGGTAATTCACAGCTTTATCGACACCGAAGTCAAAATGGTTTGCCAGCGTTGTCTTGAGCTGGTCACCCTGCCGATCCATAGCGAATGCAGTTATGCTGTGGTGAAGGAGGGTGCGAATACCCAGTCGTTGCCGAAAGGTTATGACGTGCTGGAACTGGGCGAAGATCCATTGGATCTGCAGTCACTGATCGAGGAGGAGCTTCTGCTCGCCTTGCCCATTGTGCCTGCTCATCATCCGGAAGAATGCCAGCAGCCGGCGGGTCTCGATGAGCCCGAACCGAGCGAGGACGAGGTAACGCGGTCCAACCCGTTCAGTGTATTGGCGCAGTTAAAGCGTGACCCAAACGTTTAG
- a CDS encoding HAD-IA family hydrolase, producing the protein MHPSDYRLLIFDWDGTLADSIGRIVEAMHVASERSGFQLRDDFAVKGIIGLGLPEAIRTLYPDIGDAELVAFRQHYADHYIASEAVPSPLFEGVVESMEAFRAEGYHLAVATGKARRGLDRVLKSHGWEDYFDITRAADETASKPHPLMLEQILAHCNVRPEQALMVGDSSFDLQMARNAGMDSVAVSYGAQSIEALKLFEPALAIDHFSELHAWLGQRA; encoded by the coding sequence GTGCACCCCTCTGATTACAGGCTGCTGATATTCGATTGGGACGGCACGCTCGCTGACTCCATTGGTCGGATTGTCGAGGCGATGCATGTCGCCTCCGAGCGATCCGGATTTCAGTTGCGCGATGATTTTGCCGTCAAAGGCATTATCGGCCTGGGCTTGCCCGAGGCCATTCGCACCTTATATCCCGATATTGGCGATGCCGAACTCGTGGCGTTCCGTCAGCACTATGCCGATCATTACATCGCCTCCGAAGCCGTGCCTTCACCGCTGTTCGAGGGGGTTGTTGAGTCGATGGAGGCGTTTCGCGCCGAGGGTTATCATTTGGCCGTGGCAACGGGCAAGGCGCGTCGCGGGCTGGATCGGGTGCTCAAGTCTCATGGTTGGGAAGATTATTTCGATATCACCCGCGCCGCTGACGAAACCGCCAGCAAGCCTCATCCGCTGATGCTCGAGCAGATTCTGGCGCATTGCAACGTCCGCCCCGAGCAGGCGTTGATGGTCGGCGATTCTTCGTTTGATCTGCAGATGGCGCGCAACGCCGGCATGGATTCGGTGGCGGTCAGCTATGGCGCGCAATCGATCGAGGCGCTGAAGTTGTTCGAGCCGGCACTGGCCATTGACCATTTTTCAGAATTGCATGCCTGGCTGGGACAGCGGGCTTAA